The following proteins come from a genomic window of Heyndrickxia acidicola:
- a CDS encoding DUF3383 family protein, with protein MALQDIQVTIDIQRPSPRVGLGRPLILAESASTTSTYTEYASIDDLVKDYAETTTVYKKAAAVFAQANAPDIVAVATYSATGGGDPSTGLTIVAAFEKYFGNAWNFLLLPDAIASERLAVSNALEAHKFKFLVLKVETQDELAQYISNSRTICYYHPSKTGEELDAAIIGEAASLQVGSITWKFRKNLVGITPVDITSDDLKAIHAAGANMYVEKAGIPQTSEGITATGQYIDILHGQDWVKVNGENSLQLLLSDNDKIPSNSIGVSMASSVLTTVLTTATQNGIIEKDVNGNALFSVTATPIDQIPKTDREKRIYSGLSFQYTPQGAVHEMTVTGTIVEE; from the coding sequence ATGGCACTTCAAGACATTCAAGTAACAATAGATATTCAACGCCCATCTCCGAGAGTGGGCCTTGGCCGGCCGTTAATCTTAGCAGAATCTGCTTCAACAACGTCAACTTATACAGAATATGCATCAATTGATGACTTAGTAAAAGATTATGCGGAAACTACCACGGTTTACAAAAAGGCTGCGGCCGTCTTTGCTCAAGCCAATGCTCCTGACATTGTGGCTGTGGCAACTTATAGTGCGACTGGCGGTGGGGATCCTTCCACGGGACTAACCATTGTGGCAGCATTTGAAAAGTATTTCGGTAATGCTTGGAACTTTTTGCTTTTACCAGACGCGATTGCTTCAGAAAGGTTAGCTGTATCAAATGCTTTGGAAGCTCATAAATTTAAGTTCCTTGTTTTAAAAGTAGAAACACAGGATGAACTGGCACAGTATATCTCTAATTCAAGGACTATTTGTTATTATCACCCTAGCAAAACAGGTGAAGAGCTGGATGCGGCGATTATTGGAGAGGCAGCCTCTTTGCAAGTAGGATCAATAACATGGAAATTCCGTAAGAATCTTGTAGGAATTACACCCGTTGATATCACTTCAGATGATCTTAAAGCCATTCATGCTGCTGGGGCAAATATGTATGTAGAAAAAGCCGGCATCCCTCAAACGTCTGAAGGCATCACTGCGACAGGACAGTATATTGATATCTTACATGGCCAGGACTGGGTGAAGGTTAACGGTGAAAATTCACTGCAGCTCTTGCTTTCGGACAACGATAAAATTCCAAGCAATAGTATTGGGGTATCCATGGCTTCGTCAGTCCTAACCACCGTGCTGACGACAGCCACTCAAAATGGAATTATTGAAAAAGATGTAAATGGAAATGCACTTTTTTCAGTAACTGCTACACCGATTGATCAAATTCCTAAAACCGATCGTGAAAAGCGCATCTATAGTGGGCTAAGTTTTCAGTACACACCACAGGGCGCTGTTCATGAAATGACCGTTACAGGAACAATTGTTGAAGAATAA
- a CDS encoding DUF4054 domain-containing protein has protein sequence MDENTSPTTPARVKAIAKHLNIMSDDDLQIFIDDAFQEVLTTGAKEEYHERLTRYLAAHMASINVRQANEESVGPLTKIYNLSRASGETGKGAAMLTPYGEEYDRLMRRVTGRGRLNLTVVGYGRPY, from the coding sequence ATGGATGAAAATACAAGCCCTACAACGCCTGCTCGTGTTAAAGCAATTGCAAAGCACCTCAATATTATGAGTGATGATGATCTGCAGATATTCATTGACGATGCCTTCCAAGAAGTTTTGACTACTGGCGCTAAGGAAGAGTACCACGAACGCTTAACTAGGTATCTAGCAGCTCATATGGCTTCTATTAATGTGAGACAAGCAAATGAGGAGAGCGTGGGTCCTCTAACGAAGATTTATAATCTATCAAGAGCTAGCGGTGAAACAGGAAAAGGTGCTGCAATGTTAACGCCTTACGGTGAGGAATACGATCGCCTTATGCGTCGAGTTACCGGCCGTGGACGCCTCAACTTAACGGTGGTTGGATATGGACGTCCTTACTGA
- a CDS encoding phage structural protein produces MADGVYDASQIAVTAQNMSVTGFKKGTFVTANKDDDNVTVESNAQGEATWAINNSKLGTITLTLNQTSPFCKFFNGLAKSHAFFPIWVDDPIGGEKRGGTQAMVTKVADATYSDGNEARAYTIKVGDFDIINS; encoded by the coding sequence ATGGCAGATGGAGTTTATGATGCTTCCCAAATTGCAGTAACAGCACAGAATATGAGTGTAACGGGGTTTAAAAAAGGAACTTTCGTTACAGCAAATAAGGATGACGACAACGTTACAGTAGAATCCAATGCTCAAGGAGAAGCCACGTGGGCTATTAATAATTCAAAGCTGGGTACAATCACACTTACTCTTAACCAAACATCACCATTCTGTAAGTTTTTCAACGGACTGGCTAAAAGCCACGCATTCTTTCCTATTTGGGTGGATGATCCGATTGGTGGAGAGAAGCGTGGAGGTACACAGGCGATGGTTACAAAGGTTGCAGACGCAACCTACTCAGATGGAAATGAAGCACGTGCATATACAATTAAAGTCGGAGATTTTGACATTATTAATAGCTAA
- a CDS encoding phage tail tape measure protein has product MKTLRNTTMKVNIEVNSNPLQQADKLIDASIKSAAKLENQSKASGRQIETAGKQYVEASQGVKKNTDSLSMNAKQSKDTSRQHESLASAIRKARDGFNEQKKSVDGASKSLKDLVLNADTAKKAMETIGAGLLAKKMADLGAAAVKVGMDFDKQMSGVQAISGATKDQFQAMRKEAIYWGAASTKSSSEVAEGMMNLAQAGFSVKGIMGAIPGVINASAASGADMAIASSVMSDALNAFGLNASKATHIADVLAMSANKTNADITDLGYTFKYAAPVAHTLGLSLEDVSAAAGLMANAGIRGETAGTTLRSAMLSLVSPTNKAAAELDDLKVKITDSHKQMLPFGTIVGELQTGMEGMTKAQKAAAISTIFGKETTSGMLAVISAGPKKYEDLTKALQNSDGASAKAAHTIQDNFAGAVEQLDGTLESMAINVSDVLTPAIREMTNILSAAGNVFNGLSDSGKRTAVEIGLIATVGAPTVFFFSKVYKGIKLIKDFMKTAGPSFSNYRSEMAKTGASALEMASQVKKANEIMESSSGNVVAPSTNSAKGAKSYSQLMKEANNKKVTGSTGKVITAVEEVEQSAAKSGVLSKLGKVGKGVAKGVGKGALKSVPYVGTLLSATDLLNINDNNSGQKIGNFSGSLIGGAIGGGLGSFLGPAGTMAGAAIGSVGGEMLGGWLGPKIQKSFSSSLTGVEKFGKGVSKTTAQAYNDFKQLNDKATSQLEYLSISGDKLSKSASNSLSKNFNDMAKNVEDDLSKSAKNTKGNLQKLVTAGVLNADDMKGILVTHNRVLASEKSDIEKTNKKIQAANKNMYIESKQITSKYESEINAIKSKAKKKGIALTEEEMNKIKSLEQRAAEERRNVQTKYKNQIEKLQQQQNKNVITALSGSAREQKLILGKLRDDSEKISASQAADIVKQSVKARNGAVSEANKKYKQVMDAADQEYYVTGSISKSQYDEIKKNATKQRDDAVSLANDMNNKVVAAAKQQAKGHLNEIDWETGQSLSKWNQFEVSLSKVVNWISGGINNVLKFMHIPTIPMWNPAGTTGANATTPSSSSATSSRGINVSGTGAMATYAAGTSYHPGGKSLVGEEGPELAYIPYKGATLVGQNGAEVVDLPKGARVLPHSQTKLVLNGGLSGTMPGYASGTLGAIQDFTSWFLHPVQQIEKWFSNFLPMKNDLGNSPGLGTGILNYAKDGIGNYVKSAVSDFVGSGGQAAGSKQVQAWLLEAIGATGVSPSYLPALSQIAMHESGGNPRAINLWDSNAKAGHPSKGLMQTIDSTFKAYALPGHNDIWNPVDNAIASIRYSISRYGSIDNVPGIKSLASGGKYKGYKMGGRKFGNDRVLVGEDGPELVDLPDGSNVHNTNKTQDILKQTKGNITINLSPVFNINIGDSNGSLESKVQQVLNKGIEELMKDLRAMFDPGVAM; this is encoded by the coding sequence TTGAAGACTTTAAGAAATACTACTATGAAAGTCAATATTGAAGTCAACTCTAACCCTTTACAACAAGCAGACAAACTCATCGATGCCTCCATTAAATCCGCGGCAAAGCTAGAGAATCAGTCGAAGGCAAGTGGCAGACAAATAGAGACTGCTGGAAAACAATATGTTGAAGCAAGCCAAGGGGTAAAAAAGAATACAGATTCCCTGAGTATGAATGCAAAGCAGTCCAAGGATACGAGTCGCCAGCATGAAAGTTTAGCCTCTGCTATTCGAAAAGCCAGAGATGGATTTAATGAGCAGAAGAAAAGTGTAGACGGTGCGAGCAAATCACTTAAAGATCTTGTCTTAAATGCTGATACAGCTAAAAAAGCAATGGAAACCATTGGAGCCGGATTATTGGCTAAAAAAATGGCTGACCTGGGGGCTGCAGCTGTCAAAGTTGGTATGGATTTTGACAAGCAAATGAGTGGTGTCCAAGCAATTAGTGGCGCAACTAAAGACCAATTCCAGGCCATGAGGAAAGAAGCTATTTATTGGGGAGCTGCTTCTACCAAATCTAGCTCAGAAGTGGCAGAAGGTATGATGAATCTTGCCCAGGCAGGTTTCTCTGTAAAGGGCATAATGGGAGCCATTCCGGGTGTCATTAATGCTTCAGCTGCATCAGGTGCTGATATGGCAATCGCCTCTTCTGTTATGTCTGATGCTCTGAATGCTTTTGGGTTGAATGCTTCTAAGGCTACTCATATTGCGGATGTACTAGCTATGTCAGCGAATAAAACAAATGCTGATATTACTGACCTTGGATATACCTTTAAATATGCTGCACCAGTCGCACATACATTAGGATTATCATTGGAAGACGTATCAGCAGCTGCAGGATTAATGGCAAACGCGGGTATCCGTGGGGAAACCGCCGGTACCACGCTTAGATCAGCCATGCTTTCATTAGTTAGTCCTACTAATAAAGCGGCGGCTGAACTAGATGATCTTAAAGTTAAAATAACTGATTCCCATAAACAAATGCTTCCTTTTGGGACGATTGTAGGTGAACTTCAAACCGGAATGGAAGGAATGACAAAGGCCCAAAAGGCCGCGGCCATTTCTACGATCTTTGGTAAAGAAACAACCTCCGGCATGCTAGCAGTCATTAGTGCTGGTCCTAAGAAATATGAGGATTTAACTAAAGCTTTGCAGAACTCCGACGGGGCTTCAGCGAAGGCAGCACATACCATTCAGGATAACTTTGCAGGAGCTGTAGAACAGTTAGACGGAACTCTGGAAAGTATGGCTATAAACGTTTCTGATGTCCTAACACCTGCAATCAGAGAGATGACAAACATTCTTTCTGCAGCAGGTAATGTGTTCAATGGCCTAAGTGACTCAGGTAAACGGACAGCCGTTGAAATAGGTTTAATTGCTACAGTAGGGGCTCCTACTGTGTTTTTCTTTTCTAAGGTTTATAAGGGCATAAAGCTTATAAAAGACTTTATGAAAACTGCAGGACCTTCCTTTAGTAATTATCGAAGTGAAATGGCTAAGACAGGGGCATCCGCACTTGAAATGGCCTCTCAAGTTAAAAAGGCAAATGAAATCATGGAATCATCAAGTGGTAATGTCGTTGCGCCAAGTACTAATAGTGCAAAAGGCGCAAAGAGTTATTCCCAGCTGATGAAAGAAGCAAACAATAAGAAAGTTACTGGAAGCACCGGAAAAGTAATCACAGCCGTAGAAGAAGTTGAGCAATCAGCTGCTAAATCAGGGGTATTATCTAAGCTTGGAAAAGTCGGCAAGGGTGTTGCAAAAGGAGTTGGCAAAGGAGCATTAAAATCAGTTCCTTATGTAGGAACATTGCTTTCTGCTACTGACCTTCTAAATATAAATGACAATAATTCTGGCCAAAAAATAGGCAACTTTAGCGGAAGCCTTATTGGCGGAGCAATTGGTGGCGGTTTAGGATCATTTCTAGGACCAGCCGGAACTATGGCTGGTGCTGCAATAGGTAGTGTAGGAGGAGAAATGCTAGGAGGATGGTTAGGACCTAAAATACAAAAATCATTCTCTTCATCCCTAACTGGCGTAGAGAAATTTGGCAAGGGAGTTTCCAAAACAACTGCCCAAGCATACAACGATTTCAAACAGCTAAACGACAAAGCTACTTCACAATTGGAGTACCTTTCTATATCAGGTGATAAGCTTTCTAAAAGTGCTTCTAATAGCCTATCTAAAAATTTTAATGATATGGCCAAAAATGTGGAAGATGATCTCTCTAAAAGTGCTAAAAATACAAAGGGTAACTTGCAAAAGCTTGTTACAGCTGGGGTTTTAAATGCAGATGACATGAAGGGAATATTAGTTACCCACAATCGTGTTCTGGCTTCCGAGAAAAGTGATATTGAAAAGACTAATAAAAAAATTCAAGCTGCAAATAAAAATATGTACATCGAGTCAAAACAAATCACCTCAAAGTATGAAAGCGAAATTAACGCAATCAAGTCAAAGGCTAAGAAAAAAGGTATAGCCTTAACTGAAGAGGAAATGAATAAAATAAAGTCTCTTGAGCAACGAGCAGCAGAAGAGAGACGCAATGTCCAAACAAAGTATAAAAACCAGATTGAAAAACTCCAACAGCAACAAAATAAAAACGTCATAACAGCTCTATCTGGATCAGCCAGGGAACAAAAATTAATCTTGGGCAAATTAAGAGATGATAGCGAAAAAATAAGTGCTAGCCAAGCTGCTGACATCGTTAAACAATCAGTTAAAGCGAGAAACGGAGCTGTCTCTGAGGCCAATAAGAAATATAAACAAGTGATGGATGCAGCTGATCAGGAATATTACGTAACAGGGTCCATTTCAAAGAGCCAATACGATGAGATTAAAAAGAATGCCACAAAGCAAAGAGATGACGCAGTTAGTTTAGCTAACGATATGAATAATAAAGTCGTAGCTGCAGCTAAACAACAGGCAAAAGGACATCTTAACGAAATTGATTGGGAAACTGGACAGTCTTTGAGCAAGTGGAATCAATTTGAAGTTAGTTTATCTAAAGTTGTGAACTGGATTTCAGGTGGAATAAACAATGTTTTGAAGTTCATGCATATTCCTACTATTCCAATGTGGAACCCAGCTGGGACGACAGGAGCAAATGCTACTACACCAAGTAGTTCTAGTGCTACTAGCTCTCGGGGTATTAATGTATCTGGTACAGGCGCCATGGCAACCTATGCAGCAGGGACAAGTTATCATCCCGGAGGAAAATCTCTAGTAGGGGAAGAAGGACCGGAACTAGCCTATATCCCTTATAAAGGCGCTACCTTAGTAGGACAAAATGGAGCAGAGGTAGTTGACTTACCAAAAGGTGCCCGTGTTTTACCTCATAGTCAGACAAAGCTAGTACTGAATGGCGGTCTTAGTGGTACAATGCCAGGGTACGCAAGTGGAACGTTGGGAGCCATACAAGATTTTACTTCTTGGTTTTTACACCCTGTCCAACAAATTGAGAAATGGTTCTCTAATTTTTTACCAATGAAAAACGACTTGGGTAATTCACCTGGATTAGGAACCGGAATTCTTAATTATGCTAAGGACGGTATAGGGAATTATGTGAAAAGTGCGGTCAGTGACTTTGTAGGTAGTGGTGGACAGGCTGCAGGAAGCAAACAAGTACAAGCCTGGTTATTAGAAGCTATCGGAGCAACGGGTGTTTCTCCTTCCTATTTACCTGCTTTAAGCCAAATAGCGATGCATGAGTCCGGGGGCAATCCGCGGGCTATTAATCTATGGGATAGCAACGCAAAGGCCGGTCATCCTTCCAAAGGGTTAATGCAAACGATCGATAGTACATTTAAAGCCTATGCTCTCCCGGGCCATAACGATATATGGAATCCAGTAGATAATGCCATCGCATCCATTCGTTATTCCATATCCCGTTATGGATCCATTGACAATGTTCCTGGCATTAAGAGTCTGGCAAGTGGCGGTAAGTATAAGGGATATAAAATGGGTGGCCGGAAATTCGGTAATGATCGGGTTTTGGTTGGAGAAGACGGACCAGAACTTGTAGATCTACCAGATGGCAGCAACGTTCATAATACCAATAAGACACAGGACATTTTGAAACAAACAAAAGGAAATATAACAATCAATCTCTCTCCTGTTTTTAATATCAATATTGGTGACTCTAATGGTAGTTTGGAATCCAAAGTACAACAGGTACTTAATAAAGGGATTGAAGAACTTATGAAAGATCTTCGAGCGATGTTTGATCCGGGGGTGGCGATGTAA
- a CDS encoding phage neck terminator protein — protein sequence MSDFDYKNVTSALIQSVSDATGYQLIEGNSSGDQPEYPFCTFTFTSPMIEIERNYDGRLFEIVLSLTWHDTSSIGVLNLSKKLETYLKSTLGRQTLEDNGIVLVDTSNSNARDNLISIDYERTAGFDIQLRVRDSFVDNADSIESIQINTGGNE from the coding sequence TTGAGTGACTTTGATTATAAAAACGTAACCAGTGCTCTTATTCAGTCTGTTAGTGATGCAACTGGATATCAGCTTATCGAAGGCAATAGTTCAGGTGATCAACCTGAATATCCTTTTTGTACGTTTACTTTTACCTCTCCCATGATTGAAATTGAAAGAAATTACGATGGACGCCTCTTTGAAATAGTACTGTCACTTACATGGCATGATACTAGTTCAATAGGCGTCTTAAATTTATCTAAAAAGCTAGAAACCTATCTTAAATCTACATTGGGAAGACAAACACTAGAGGATAACGGAATTGTTTTGGTTGATACGTCTAACAGTAATGCCAGAGATAATCTTATTTCAATAGATTATGAGAGAACAGCTGGGTTTGATATTCAACTCCGTGTCCGAGATTCCTTTGTAGATAATGCTGATTCTATTGAAAGCATTCAAATAAATACTGGAGGTAATGAATAA